The Streptomyces cyaneogriseus subsp. noncyanogenus region GCCACCTTCACGTGCAGGTCCAGGAAGACCGGCGTGCCCAGCAGCGCCTCGATCTGCTTGCGGGACTTGATGCCGACCTCCTTCAGGCGCCGCCCCTTGGGGCCGATGATGATCCCCTTCTGGCTGGGCCGCTCGATGAAGACGTTGGCGTGGATGTCGAGCAGCGGCTTGTCGGCGGGGCGGTCCTCGCGCGGGAGCATCTCCTCCACGACGACGGCGATGGAGTGCGGCAGTTCGTCGCGCACGCCCTCCAGCGCGGCCTCCCGGATCAGCTCGGCGACCATGACCTGCTCGGGCTCGTCGGTGAGGTCGCCCTCCGGGTAGAGCGCGGGGCCCTGAGGCAGCAGCGGGATGAGGAGGTCGGCGAGCAGGTCGACCTGCTTGTTCGCGGTCGCCGAGACCGGGACGATCTCCGCCCAGGTGATGTCCAGCTCGCGGCCGAGCTGGTCGATGGCGATGAGCTGCTCGGCCAGGGTCTTGGAGTCCACCAGGTCGGTCTTGGTGACGATCGCGACCTTCGGGGTCTTCCTGATCCCCGCCAGCTCCTTGGCGATGAACCGGTCGCCGGGGCCGATCTTCTCGTTCGCCGGGAGGCAGAAGCCGATCACGTCGACCTCGGCCCACGTGGTGCGCACGACGTCGTTCAGCCGCTCGCCCAGCAGCGTGCGCGGCTTGTGCAGCCCCGGGGTGTCCACGAGGATGAGCTGCGCGTCCGGGCGGTGGACGATGCCGCGCACGGTGTGCCGGGTCGTCTGCGGCCGGTTGGAGGTGATCGCCACCTTCTGTCCGACCAGAGCGTTCGTGAGGGTGGACTTCCCCGCGTTGGGACGGCCCACGAAACAGGCGAAGCCCGCCCGGTGGTCCCCCACTGCCTCACGGGCGTGGGAGGTGCCCCCATCCTCGGACGATTCCGACGGCTCGGACGACTGACTGCGAACGCTCATGGCGCCCATTGTCCCTGATCCACAGGGCACCGCCGTACCAAGGCGCCCCCGCACCGGCCCGGGTCCCGCCGCGGCGGGACCCGGCGGGGGCCGCCGCGCTCGTCAGCCGGCGTCCACCGTGGCACGCACCGTGCCGTCCGGCGAGGCGACGAGCACCGGGGTCCCCGGCCCGCCCAGATCCCGTACCGCCGCCAGGTCCTCGGCCGACGCGGACTCCGCCTCGGTCACCACGGCCGCCGCCTCCAGCGACTTCGCACCGGAGGCCACCGCCATCGCCACCGCCGTACGCAGGGCGCTGAGCCGCAACGATTCCAGGGCGACGGTGCCGGCGACGTACGTCCGTCCCGTCTCGTCGCGTACGGCGGCCCCCTCGGGCACACCGTTGCGGGCCCGGGCGGAACGGGCCAGGGTGACGATCTTGCGGTCCTCGGGGTCGAGCGCGCTGGTGTCGGTCATGGGGTGAGCATACGTAGCGGCCACGGCGCTAACCCGCCACGGGGTACATCGCCCCGCGCCGCCCCTCCGGCGAGGCCAGCCACTCCAGCTTCGCCGCCGTGTTCGCCTCGTCCAGCGGCGTGTGCAGCACGATCGTCAGGTCCGGCCGGGCGGGCACCTTCAGCGCCGTCGCCTCCACGCACAGCAGCCCGAC contains the following coding sequences:
- the era gene encoding GTPase Era, with the translated sequence MSVRSQSSEPSESSEDGGTSHAREAVGDHRAGFACFVGRPNAGKSTLTNALVGQKVAITSNRPQTTRHTVRGIVHRPDAQLILVDTPGLHKPRTLLGERLNDVVRTTWAEVDVIGFCLPANEKIGPGDRFIAKELAGIRKTPKVAIVTKTDLVDSKTLAEQLIAIDQLGRELDITWAEIVPVSATANKQVDLLADLLIPLLPQGPALYPEGDLTDEPEQVMVAELIREAALEGVRDELPHSIAVVVEEMLPREDRPADKPLLDIHANVFIERPSQKGIIIGPKGRRLKEVGIKSRKQIEALLGTPVFLDLHVKVAKDWQRDPKQLRRLGF
- a CDS encoding cytidine deaminase; amino-acid sequence: MTDTSALDPEDRKIVTLARSARARNGVPEGAAVRDETGRTYVAGTVALESLRLSALRTAVAMAVASGAKSLEAAAVVTEAESASAEDLAAVRDLGGPGTPVLVASPDGTVRATVDAG